One region of Vigna angularis cultivar LongXiaoDou No.4 chromosome 10, ASM1680809v1, whole genome shotgun sequence genomic DNA includes:
- the LOC108334915 gene encoding uncharacterized protein LOC108334915, with protein MSLVLEMIGDDTEEQKEELKRKDDKALFIHQCVDDVHFEMIQNAATAREAWGILVRRHAGGDKIRKVKLQTLRRQYEHLQMDEGEKKFDHIVVAIEESRDLERLKVKELQSALEAHEMRMRERNSVQVNEQALKVHHVKNDEKKNVKKWKGKPRKEKWRKESSGADESDEKSDSVEKKNEFEKGWKKKDKRNIECFNCHKLGHFAYECFSGKGKLKKRFQGKEAHIAQEESDSEPLTLMVMTTTDCMEPLTNNWYLDSGCSNHMRITGNGWLILTAPRKAESSSQIIVR; from the exons ATGAGTCTGGTCTTGGAGATGATTGGAGATGACACGGAGGAGCAGAAGGAGGAGCTTAAGAGGAAAGATGATAAGGCCTTGTTTATCCATCAATGCGTGGATGATGTGCATTTTGAGATGATTCAGAATGCAGCCACAGCAAGAGAGGCTTGGGGTATACTGGTGAGACGCCATGCCGGAggagataaaataagaaaagtgaagTTACAAACGTTAAGGAGGCAGTATGAGCATCTGCAGATGGATGAAGGAGAAAAG AAGTTTGATCACATTGTGGTGGCAATCGAGGAATCACGGGATCTTGAAaggttaaaagtaaaagaacTTCAAAGTGCTTTGGAGGCTCACGAGATGAGAATGCGTGAGAGGAATTCTGTCCAGGTTAATGAGCAGGCTCTAAAAGTTCACCATGTCAagaatgatgagaaaaagaatgTTAAGAAGTGGAAAGGTAAgccaagaaaagaaaaatggaggAAAGAAAGTAGTGGTGCGGATGAATCAGATGAAAAATCAGATTCTGTAGAAAAGAAGAACGAATTTGAGAAGGGttggaaaaagaaagataaacgAAACATTGAATGCTTCAACTGCCACAAACTCGGGCACTTTGCATACGAATGTTTCTCTGGAAAAGGCAAACTGAAGAAAAGATTTCAAGGTAAAGAAGCTCACATTGCGCAAGAAGAATCAGACTCAGAGCCATTGACCTTGATGGTAATGACAACTACTGATTGCATGGAACCGTTGACCAATAATTGGTATCTTGATTCGGGCTGCTCAAATCACATGCGTATAACCGGGAATGGCTGGTTAATTTTGACAGCACCAAGAAAAGCAGAGTCAAGTTCGCAGATAATAGTACGTTGA
- the LOC108335982 gene encoding beta-1,3-galactosyltransferase GALT1 yields MKKLYGGVLVASLFMLFMLMFLRNGIMKTPIGQGYLTIPILVNGTNPLAWINPTVPPAIQNPDDHSKVISSDILVSSLFAGSNFSEDEQQALQTWNQLNHLIDHTQGLPSSAEAIKEAASAWNSLISSIEEQKQGRANDSSRTKEKQCPHFLNKMNSTELGNSSYKMQVPCGLTQGSSITVIGIPNGLLGNFRIDLTGEPLPGEPDPPIILHYNVRLHGDKITEDPVIVQNTWTIAHDWGEEDRCPSPTAEKVEKVDELEQCNKIVGKNISQLHTAGMHSRTSRQSLSAEEQSINRKYFPFKQGLPFVATLRVGSEGIQMTVDGKHITSFAFRETLEPWLVSEIKISGDLKLISILASGLPTSEDSEHIIDLESLKSSSISAQIPLDLFIGVFSTANNFKRRMAVRRTWMQYNAIRSNKTAVRFFVGLHKSPIVNEELWREAQTYGDVQLMPFVDYYSLITWKTLAICIFGTQVSAKFVMKTDDDAFVRVDEVLDSLHKINVDHGLLYGLINSDSRPHRNTDSKWYISPEEWSEGTYPPWAHGPGYVVSHDIARTVAKKFRENHLKMFKLEDVAMGIWIADMKKEGVEVRYENENRVYPEGCKDGYVVAHYQGPREMLCLWQKLEEGKGAKCCGDRR; encoded by the exons atgaaaaagttgtATGGAGGTGTTCTGGTCGCATCGCTCTTTATGTTGTTTATGCTTATGTTCCTGCGAAATGGGATCATGAAAACTCCTATTGGTCAAGGTTATTTGACTATTCCTATCCTGGTTAATGGAACTAATCCTCTAGCATGGATAAATCCCACAGTACCACCCGCTATTCAAAATCCAGATGATCATTCTAAAGTTATTTCTTCTGATATTCTTGTATCTAGCCTCTTTGCTGGGAGCAACTTTTCCGAAGACGAGCAACAAGCTCTGCAGACATGGAACCAATTGAACCACTTAATTGATCACACTCAGGGTTTACCCAGTTCCGCAGAAGCTATAAAGGAGGCTGCCAGTGCATGGAATTCTCTTATTTCCTCAATTGAAGAGCAAAAACAAGGTCGTGCAAATGACAGTTCAAGAACCAAAGAGAAGCAGTGTCCCcactttcttaataaaatgaattccACCGAACTTGGTAACAGTAGTTACAAAATGCAAGTACCTTGTGGCCTGACACAAGGTTCTTCCATCACTGTAATTGGCATTCCGAACGGTCTTTTAGGTAATTTCCGGATTGACTTGACTGGAGAACCACTACCTGGGGAACCTGATCCTCCAATTATTTTACACTATAATGTTCGCTTGCATGGGGATAAGATCACTGAAGATCCTGTAATTGTCCAAAACACCTGGACTATAGCTCATGATTGGGGTGAAGAGGATCGTTGTCCATCCCCTACTGCTGAAAAGGTCGAGAAAG TTGATGAATTGGAGCAGTGTAATAAGATTGTAGGGAAGAACATTAGCCAACTTCACACAGCTGGCATGCATTCCCGCACTTCAAGACAATCTTTATCAGCCGAAGAACAATCGATAAATAggaaatattttccttttaaacagGGTTTACCATTTGTGGCAACTTTAAGAGTGGGATCTGAGGGAATCCAGATGACAGTTGATGGAAAGCACATAACTTCATTTGCTTTTCGTGAA ACTTTGGAGCCATGGCTTGTCAGTGAAATAAAAATCTCTGGGGACCTCAAATTAATATCTATTCTTGCTAGTGGTCTGCCCACATCAGAGGATTCAGAGCATATTATTGACCTAGAATCATTAAAATCAAGTTCTATATCTGCACAAATCCCATTGGATCTCTTCATTGGTGTTTTCTCTACTGCTAACAATTTTAAGCGTCGAATGGCCGTTAGAAGAACCTGGATGCAGTACAATGCTATTCGATCAAATAAGACAGCTGTGCGCTTCTTTGTTGGTTTG CATAAAAGCCCAATAGTTAATGAAGAGTTGTGGAGGGAAGCACAAACTTATGGAGACGTGCAGCTGATGCCATTTGTTGACTACTACAGCCTCATCACATGGAAAACTTTAGCAATCTGCATTTTTGGG ACACAAGTTTCGGCAAAGTTTGTCATGAAGACGGATGATGATGCGTTTGTCCGGGTAGATGAAGTTCTAGACTCTTTGCATAAGATCAATGTTGATCATGGGTTACTATACGGACTCATCAATTCGGATTCCAGACCTCATCGAAATACAGATAGCAAATGGTACATCAGCCCAGAG GAATGGAGCGAAGGAACTTATCCTCCATGGGCACATGGTCCCGGCTACGTTGTCTCACACGACATAGCAAGAACGGTGGCCAAGAAATTCAGAGAGAACCATTTGAAG ATGTTTAAATTAGAAGACGTTGCAATGGGAATCTGGATCGCAGACATGAAGAAGGAAGGTGTAGAAGTTCGGTATGAGAATGAGAACAGAGTGTATCCTGAAGGTTGTAAGGATGGTTATGTGGTTGCCCATTACCAGGGCCCAAGGGAGATGCTCTGTTTGTGGCAGAAACTTGAGGAAGGAAAAGGTGCAAAATGCTGTGGTGATAGGAGATGA